One Oryzomonas sagensis DNA segment encodes these proteins:
- the xerD gene encoding site-specific tyrosine recombinase XerD — MNDYLDLFINYLAVEKGLSANTQEAYSRDLTRYLDFLEKQGATSPDSVKAADVALFMERLKDRGIGPRSRARCLSAIRMFHKFLMVENYAETNPTSIIEAPRILHKLPGFLTTQEVDALFAVCAGTSAENVRDLAMLELLYATGLRVSELVGLKLREVNLDSGYLMTVGKGNKERLVPIGESARDKVGTYLAAVRTKLDPRCANPFLFLSRLGADMSRQAFWNIVKKRALMAGIRKNISPHTLRHSFATHLLENGADLRSVQIMLGHADLSTTQIYTHVTRERLKRLHQQIHPRG, encoded by the coding sequence ATGAACGACTACCTCGATCTGTTCATAAACTATCTGGCCGTGGAAAAAGGCCTCTCCGCCAACACCCAGGAGGCCTACAGCCGCGACCTGACGCGGTACCTCGATTTTCTCGAAAAGCAGGGCGCCACATCTCCGGACAGCGTCAAAGCCGCGGATGTTGCCCTCTTCATGGAACGGCTGAAAGACCGGGGGATCGGTCCGCGCAGTCGGGCGCGCTGCCTGTCGGCCATTCGCATGTTCCACAAGTTCCTGATGGTGGAAAATTACGCCGAAACCAATCCGACCTCGATTATCGAAGCGCCCCGCATCCTGCATAAACTGCCGGGATTTCTCACGACCCAGGAAGTGGATGCCCTGTTCGCCGTCTGCGCCGGCACGTCGGCCGAGAACGTTCGCGACCTGGCCATGCTGGAGTTGCTCTATGCCACCGGCCTGCGGGTTTCGGAACTGGTCGGCCTCAAGCTGCGCGAGGTCAACCTGGACTCCGGTTACCTGATGACCGTGGGGAAGGGGAACAAGGAGCGTCTGGTGCCCATCGGCGAGTCGGCCCGGGATAAGGTCGGGACGTATCTTGCGGCGGTACGCACCAAGCTCGACCCGCGGTGCGCGAACCCCTTTCTCTTCCTTTCCCGTCTCGGCGCGGACATGAGCCGTCAGGCGTTCTGGAACATCGTCAAAAAGCGGGCTCTGATGGCCGGTATCCGCAAGAACATCTCGCCCCACACCCTGCGGCACTCCTTCGCCACCCATCTGCTGGAAAACGGCGCCGACCTGCGCAGCGTACAGATCATGCTGGGGCACGCCGATCTCTCCACCACCCAGATTTACACCCACGTCACCCGCGAGCGGCTGAAGCGGCTGCATCAACAAATCCACCCGCGGGGGTAA
- a CDS encoding VF530 family DNA-binding protein → MMEKHANDPLHGVTLKMMLTELVDHYGWVELGKRIDIRCFTHDPSMGSSLTFLRKTPWARDKVDELYLRWKLDES, encoded by the coding sequence ATGATGGAAAAACACGCCAACGACCCGCTGCACGGCGTCACTCTGAAGATGATGCTGACGGAACTGGTCGATCATTACGGTTGGGTGGAGTTGGGGAAACGTATCGATATCAGGTGCTTCACCCATGACCCGAGTATGGGGTCCAGCTTGACGTTTTTGCGCAAGACCCCCTGGGCCAGGGACAAGGTCGATGAACTGTATCTGCGGTGGAAACTGGATGAGTCGTAG
- a CDS encoding DUF2231 domain-containing protein, translating into MSDDQKRKIPYLHPICVHFPQALFPVAFAAALIYLALGIREFEAGAYMCALLGLLSVPVAALSGVIDWKLHFRGAMTRVFKIKMAGSGLLVILALPAVLLRASHPDLLLHPIQDAGWGYLLLLAACAADCTVLGFYGGRLVFH; encoded by the coding sequence ATGAGCGACGACCAGAAAAGGAAGATTCCTTACCTGCACCCCATATGTGTGCACTTCCCCCAAGCCCTCTTCCCGGTTGCCTTTGCCGCGGCACTGATCTATCTGGCGCTGGGAATCCGGGAATTCGAGGCCGGTGCCTACATGTGCGCTCTTTTGGGGCTGCTTTCCGTGCCGGTGGCTGCCCTGAGCGGGGTCATCGATTGGAAGCTCCATTTCCGGGGAGCCATGACCCGGGTGTTCAAGATCAAAATGGCCGGCTCGGGTCTCCTGGTTATCCTGGCCCTGCCGGCGGTGCTGTTGCGTGCCTCTCATCCCGATCTGCTCCTCCATCCCATCCAGGATGCGGGCTGGGGCTACCTGCTGCTGCTGGCCGCCTGTGCCGCTGATTGCACGGTTCTTGGATTTTACGGTGGCCGGCTGGTGTTTCACTGA